DNA sequence from the Lycium barbarum isolate Lr01 chromosome 5, ASM1917538v2, whole genome shotgun sequence genome:
AATACCCATCACATGTCCTATAATtggaaacaatttaattttgtaGGCTAAATACATAGATAGCTACTTAAACTCGCCATCAATGATCAGATAAATACCGTAACTTTCCAAGTAATCTGATAGACACCTCTTGTTGGCATAAATGTGTCTAGTGGGCACCCTATGATGACATGGCAAGTCAAGTGTATTTCACGTCCATTTAAGAGAGTGAGAAACTAAATCATGTCTTTTCTTTAAAGTGTTTTAAGTAAGCTTGACATGTTGTTTGACTAATACTTAAAATCTATGATTAATTTCATGTATGGTCACCTGACCTTATTAACTATAACAGTAAAGTCATAAACTATTTTTTGTCAAATTAAAGTAACTGAACATTACCAAACTTGAAAAGCCGCTTGGACTAGTAGTTAAGTTCATCAAAATTATTTCTTGAATTGTCCACTAAATCCGAAGAAAAATGGTTGCAGTGGTTTCCGTTGGTGACGGAGCTTAGGAACGCGGTAGGAAAAGAAGCAAAGGAAGCAGTGTTGGACAAAATATATGAAGGAGATTTGCTGCTGGAGGAAGCTTTTATCAAGATCAGCAAAGGTAAATCTTTCTTTGGTGGAGATAACATCGGTTACCTTGACATTGTTCTAGGGAGTTTACTTGGATGGGTGAAGGCGCAAGAGATAATGGATGAAGTGAAGATACTAGATGAAACCAAGATACCTAACTTAGCAAAATGGGATGAGAGATTTTGCTCGAACGAAGTTGTAAAGGATATCATTCCACAGCCCGAAAAACTTGTCGAAGTTTATCGGAAGTATAAGGAGAGCTTCTACAATAAATAATATTGCTCTTTATTTGCCTGTTTTTATTAAGGAAAGTGTGTCTCAAGCCCCTTCCATAGGCAGGAAGTGTTTGTTCCGACATCTTGTTCAAAAGAAGTGAGAATAAAAGAAGTTTGTTCCTATTAATGAACTAAACAAATGAATATTTTTTTGAATTCCAAGATGTTGATCTacattatacatatatgttgCATATAGCTTTTATGACTTAAGAACTAAAATTACACTAAACTCTTCCACTACAAAGGGAAATACAATCTGGTCTGTCCACTATCTAATAGCTTCAGTGAGGAACTCTGCTTCGACGATATATTTTTAGGTTTGCCAGCTCTGAGTAGATTAGAGGCAAGGAATGGAAATGCATACTTTTTCTGTGTTAGCACAAGAAACAACAATGTCAAGTATCACAGTTCTCATGGTGATGAGTTTTATACCAATGTTCAAAGAGAAGAAATCAACATCAATGGAAAGAACAGGTATAACAATCTGTACTATTCAACCAAAGTTGTAATACAGATAGATTACCTAGATATTTGACTATAATTTAGGTTCAGTCCCACGACCCGAGTTCAATGGTGGGAATAAGCTCCGCACTCTAGCACTTCCAAGATGAGCTATGGTTGACTGAAGATTTAATTTAATGTGTTAATGAATGTTATTCTGCAAGTAGACTGAGGTTTAACAATGTCAAATGTTTTTAGaggtttttgtaaaaaaaaaaatattggaagaTTTAAGACTTCAATGACATAGTagaaatatagtttttgtttaaCCACCACTTACAATAGTTGCAGATAAAGGAGTTCTTATAAAAATGGTAAGATTGCTagaaagatatgaatctaaagaTGAAATCATAATGACATAATCCTTTTCAGCCCCAGTTTCAGTTATAAAGTCTATTAAGAAAATGGCTATACAAATGGTAAGATTACACTTCTACAATAGTTGCAGTTCTAAAATATGTAAAAATGGCTCATCTTCTACAATTTGCAAGTAGCTTATACTTAAATTATCACCATGACAGGTAAATCAATTGCAGATCAACTAAATCAGGCTATAAATAAATACTATACAGTCCACTCTAGAACCTCTTGTATCAAATTCATCCTTTTCCGATATAAAGGTTCTAGTTCTGGTAGTCAAGCCATCACAGCAAGTGATATGAAGCTTCTAGGTACATGGTTAATCAAATTTCGTGGCATcaactcataaaaaaaaaaaaaattgacaaaagtGAGCTCCTTCAAAACTCTAATCCTATTCATAACAAGATTCCAGTTCTCATTCATGACCATAGGCCTAGTTGTGAGTCACTTGTCATCATCCAATACATAGATGAGTTCTGGAAAGACAGCTCCTCCATGTTTACTTCTGATCATAACGATAGCGCTATTGCCACATTTTGAGCAATCTACATTGATGAAAAGGTCGAATCGTTCAACACTTGCCACTTGTTTTCCAAGATCTTTCTGTCTTGTTAGTCTGTAAGAATTCTTTTTAAGTTGAACTGCTTCTAAAGATTTTTTAAGTTTAGGGCAACAGCCAGTgtaaaactagtcaatttatgatGAAATCTCgtgataaaaaaatatatttatgctttcaagcagtgttttaaaaggcggggacGTAAGGCGGGGTGTTTACATATGCCTTGGTGAGGCGTGAGCCCCAAGGCACGGGGCATAAGCCTCGTGGGtattttatttttagtatttcataaaataatataattacaataaatatttttaaatagttaaaattacataaaataaaagaaaactgtaaataaatgaaatatatatatatatatatatatatatatatatatatatatatatatatatatagagagagagagagagagagagagagagagagagatgtgcTTGATCCTTACAAAAAAACTAATCAAAGCAATTCATTATACGCCACTTACAACTtgattatatataacataattttacaagtacaaacaatacaatgaaataaaagctattatgaaatgcaaatcaacccGAACATCTTAACTTTT
Encoded proteins:
- the LOC132641485 gene encoding glutathione S-transferase U17-like, yielding MATGNVKLLGIWASSFVNRVEIALKIKSIESEFIQENLLNKSELLLKSNPVYKKIPVLFHDEKPICESLVILQYIDEVWTNGPSILPSDPYDRAISRFWAAYIDQKWFPLVTELRNAVGKEAKEAVLDKIYEGDLLLEEAFIKISKGKSFFGGDNIGYLDIVLGSLLGWVKAQEIMDEVKILDETKIPNLAKWDERFCSNEVVKDIIPQPEKLVEVYRKYKESFYNK